From the Cryptomeria japonica chromosome 2, Sugi_1.0, whole genome shotgun sequence genome, one window contains:
- the LOC131053557 gene encoding cytochrome P450 71AU50, with protein MLKWLVCGFQVYIDCRTADFPFLSRSSMESLNCSLNEAITIGLGFFISFFFFVYKLRSNGRKLKLPPGPRPWPVVGNLHLLGNLPHQALAALAKKYGPIFFLRLGSVPTVVVSSPAMAKEFLKTHDLAFANRPVCAHGKDVCYNHQDVAYGLYGKYWRHLRKLCTVELLTAKRNESFRFVREEEVSAMVASIWKESERGTKFVDMKKRLSNLSQNIICRMFASRTYSDDELNGGQGFKEMVNEVFSVAGAFCVGDFVPFLDWLDFQGIHRRMRAVHKLLDGFAEKVIDEHIDGRVGKGNPNEEDRVQDMVDVLLDMAETEGQIISRVHIKCIIIDMLSAGTETSSTLLEWAMSQLLRNPAMLARAQQEIESAVGRDRRVKENDVVKLDYLRCVVKETFRLHPPLPLLIPHESMEGCDVEGYFIPPKTRLFVNVWAMGRDENIWEDAQQFKPERFIGSNKDVKGQDFDLLPFGTGRRGCPGISSGLSTVELALAQLLHCFDWTVEGEVDLEEEFGLAIPRKYPLFACPSWRLTAECLI; from the exons ATGTTAAAATGGTTGGTTTGTGGCTTTCAAGTTTATATTGATTGCAGAACTGCGGATTTCCCTTTCCTCAGCAGAAGCAGCATGGAATCGCTGAATTGCTCCCTGAATGAGGCAATCACTATTGGACTTGGGTTCTTTATCAGCTTTTTCTTCTTTGTGTATAAGCTGAGGAGCAATGGCAGGAAACTGAAGTTGCCTCCTGGACCACGTCCATGGCCTGTTGTAGGAAATCTCCATCTCCTGGGAAACCTTCCTCATCAGGCTTTGGCAGCTCTGGCAAAGAAATACGGACCCATTTTTTTTCTACGCTTGGGCTCAGTCCCCACAGTTGTGGTATCTTCCCCTGCCATGGCAAAAGAGTTCCTCAAAACCCACGATTTGGCCTTCGCCAACAGACCAGTATGTGCACATGGGAAAGATGTATGTTATAATCATCAAGATGTGGCATATGGCCTCTATGGAAAGTACTGGAGGCATCTGAGAAAGCTGTGCACAGTGGAGCTTCTCACAGCGAAGAGAAACGAGTCTTTCAGATTCGTGAGAGAGGAGGAGGTATCTGCCATGGTGGCCTCCATCTGGAAGGAAAGCGAGCGTGGAACAAAGTTTGTGGATATGAAGAAGAGGCTCTCCAACCTTTCTCAAAATATCATCTGCAGAATGTTTGCCAGCAGAACGTACTCTGATGACGAATTGAATGGAGGGCAGGGTTTCAAAGAAATGGTTAACGAGGTATTTTCTGTGGCCGGGGCGTTTTGTGTTGGCGATTTTGTTCCTTTTCTTGACTGGCTGGACTTCCAAGGAATCCATCGTCGCATGAGGGCTGTTCACAAACTATTGGACGGATTTGCTGAGAAAGTAATTGATGAGCACATTGATGGCAGAGtgggaaaaggaaaccctaacgaAGAAGATCGTGTTCAAGACATGGTAGACGTGCTGCTTGACATGGCGGAAACGGAGGGCCAGATAATCTCACGAGTCCACATCAAATGCATCATCATA GATATGTTGAGTGCAGGAACAGAAACATCGTCGACATTATTGGAATGGGCAATGAGTCAGCTCCTGAGGAATCCTGCCATGCTGGCTCGAGCACAGCAAGAGATCGAATCAGCGGTGGGCAGAGACCGCAGAGTAAAGGAGAATGACGTTGTGAAGCTAGACTATTTGCGATGCGTGGTGAAAGAAACTTTTCGGCTACATCCGCCATTACCTCTGCTCATTCCGCACGAGTCGATGGAAGGCTGTGACGTGGAAGGATATTTCATTCCACCAAAGACGAGGCTGTTTGTGAATGTGTGGGCAATGGGAAGGGATGAAAACATTTGGGAAGATGCTCAGCAGTTTAAGCCAGAGCGGTTTATAGGCAGTAATAAGGATGTAAAAGGTCAGGACTTCGATTTGCTGCCCTTCGGAACAGGAAGAAGAGGATGCCCTGGGATTTCCTCGGGTCTTTCGACTGTTGAGTTGGCACTTGCTCAGCTGCTTCATTGCTTTGATTGGACTGTGGAGGGTGAGGTGGATTTGGAGGAAGAGTTTGGATTGGCTATTCCCAGAAAATATCCACTGTTTGCCTGTCCTTCGTGGAGGCTCACTGCTGAGTGTCTTATTTAA